AGACTCAATTTCGATCTTCTGGTGACAATCTGGTGGAACCGGTAATTCAAATAAAATAGCCTCTACGGGGTTTTCACCCACGATCCGCAGGTCCTGGATCCGGAATTGCTCACCAAATGTTGCCAGAATGCTTTCAACAATTTGACGAACCTTTTTAACACATTCACCTGATATGGCTACCGGGTCAGTATGGGTAACCACCTGAGCATTCAGTTCATGAGCCAATTTGTGCTCCACGTTATCAGCAATATGATGAGCTACTGATGGCGAGGTTGCTTCATCGATCTCAATATGGAGTGAGATAAAACTCTGGTCTCCATAATTATGGACAACCACATCGTGGACTTGTCGGGCGCCAGGCACTGATGTAGCTATATCGCTAATCTGCTGAATGAACTCAGCTGTAGCAGGTTTGCCCAGGAGATCATCGATGGCGTCTTTGGCAATATCATAGGCAGCGTGCAGAATCATGATTGCCACGCCCACGCCCATGATGCCATCTACATATGGAATCCCATAATAAGCACCGATCAAGGCCAAGATTACCAGGACGGTGGTATAAACATCACTTTTATGATGAACGGCATCACCCCGTAAGGCGTCGGAATCAATAAGATCTCCCAGCTGATAAGCAAAATGAGCCATCCAGGCCTTCCCCGCTGCTGTCAGGGTTATTACTCCAATAAACAGCCAATCCAGCTTGCTTACATCAATATCAACATCAGAAAAGAAGAGACGATCTACCGCGCCCTTTAGAAACTCAAAAGCTACGACGGCCATGAGAATTGCAATTGTTAATGTTGCAATGGTTTCAGCCCGACCATGACCAAAAGGGTGTTCTTTATCAGCTGGTTTCTGGGCTACTTTAAAGCCAAAGATTACTACGATAGAGGTTCCCACATCAGAGAGGGTGTGAAAAGCATCCGCAATCAGGGCAATACTGTTCACCATCCAGCCAAAGATCAGCTTGACCACAAATAAAATAAAATTACCAAAGATGGAAACCCACCCTTCCAGCATACCAACATGACCCCGGTAGGCAGTGGTACCTGGCTCAACGCCTTTGGGAGTGGTTTTCTTTACTAAGAATGTGGTGAAGCCCATGCTTATAACCTTACTCTAATTTTCTCTGGTTGAATGGCTCTCTCTAAATTCATGTCTGAATGAACTCCGTATAGTTATCTCGTGTAATAACCTGGAATGCCGCTTGGGGATATGCTTTTGAAAACATTGGTGGGATTTGAGCTTTTTTTTTCGGGTTCCATTTGAACTCATAAGCAGCAAGTTGACCATCTCTTTCCTCAAGATAATCAATCTCTTGTTGTGATCGAGTACGCCAAAAATATGAGTTTACCCAACGTCTTGAATATTGGTTAGCTTTTAAACGTTCACTTAAAAGATAATTTTCCCACAATGCTCCTGTATCAGACCTCAATGCTAAGGGTGCATAATTTTTTATTACCGCATTACGTATTCCATTGTCCAAAAAATAGATCTTTCGCGATCTTTTAAGCTCATTTCTTAAATTTCGACTAAAAGACCCTAGTCGAAATATGACATATGATTTTTCCAGTAGATAAATATAGCGTTCAACCGTCTGATTATCTGCACCAATAACCTGTCCTAGTTCATTGTAGCTAACCTGTTGACCAAGTTGTAATGCCAGAGCCTGTAACAGTTTTTCCAGAATTTCCGGTTTTTTTAACTTATCATAGGCAAACAAATCTTTATACAGATAACTGTCTGACAATTGGCTGAGAATATTGATCTCTTCCCCTGGATTATTGATAACATCTGGATATGAGCCGAAGATCATCCGGTGCTCAAGGTTTCTTGATTCATCCAATACATTGGTATGGCCACACAATTCTTGATACGAGAGTGGAAACAGATAGAACACATCTTTCCTGCCCGTAAGGGGTTCACTAATTCTATCTGCAAGTTCAAAAGAAGACGAACCCGTTGCTACAACCTGCACTGAGGGGATTTCATCTACAATCAATTTTAAAGTAAGACCGATATTTGTGATTCTTTGCGCTTCATCTATAACCAGAAGCTCGTGAGAGCCAATCAAGCTTTTTAATTGAGTTGAAGTCGTATTTGTAAGCAACTTTCGTACATCAGGTTCATCCCCGTTTAACCATAGAGTTTTGAGACCAACTTGGGTAGAAATCGTTTTTGCCAAAGTGGTTTTACCTACTTGTCTAGCCCCCATTAATACGATGGCTTTGCCTCGGGAAAAAGAAGCTGTTATTTTCTCTTGTAGGTACCTTCTGACCATAATCCAACTCACATCATGCGCAATATATCATTATTTTTTGCGTTTGTAATCGCAATATATCAATATATTTTGCGTTTACAATGATAACTTTTTACTTATAACCTGCCTTTTACCCAGTTCTCCAGGCCGTCAGTCAACACCAGTTCCTGGGCAGCAGCACCAACCGGACTTAATGTATAGGTCTTGCCATTATAAGTTAAAGTTGCTTTTCCAAAATCCATGGTGGCTGTAATTCCCGTAGCAACAGTGAGTTTATCGCGACCATGAGCTTCCAACAGATCTTTGACCAATTCAGGAGCTTCCAGAACCATAAACCCATTGTTAATGGCGTTCCGTTTATAGGTTTCACTGAATGAACCCGCCATCACCAGGGAGATTCCCCGATATTTTAAGGCAGTAGCAGCCTGTTCCCGTGAACTACCAGTTCCAAAATTGAAACCACCCACCAGGAAGTCACCTTTTTCAACCATATTAACAAAATCTGTGTCATAATTTTCCATGACAACACCAGCCTGTTGTTCCGGCGTGAAATCATCGATATAGGTGTACTTTCCGGGATAGATACCATCCGTATTCAGGTTATCCTGGTGACAGAACAGGATGTTCCCTTTCAACTCTGTGGGAAATCCATCCAGAATCGAAACAGCTTTAGCCTCACCAGTCGGCTTTTCATTGGTCTTGATATTGCCCTGGGGTTTAGCCTCGTTGTATTCGTAGGGTGAGACAATATGTCCAGCAACGGCTGAAGCAACCACAACAGCTGGAGATGCCAGATAAGCTTTAGCGCTTTTCGCTCCCATGCGTCCCTTGAAATTTCGATTGGTGGCAGAGATACCCACTTCATTTTCCTCCAGAAGACCAACACCCAGGCCGATACAGGGTCCGCATCCTGGTGGCAGGGTTATAGCTCCGGCATTTACCAAGGTTTGCCAGTCACCCCGAGTCTCACTCTCCGCCTGAACTTCACTTGAAGCAGCCGCCACATAAAGCTCAACCCCATCAGCCACTTTCTGTCCTTCGATCGTTCGAGCTGCTTCCGCCAGATCCTCAACCCGACTATTGACACAGGAAACCAGGTAGGCTTTCTGGATCTTGAGCTTGGACTGTTCCATGGTTTTGGCGGCTGTCATGGTTTTCACATTATCAGGACCAGCAATATTGGGTTCAACGGTAGCTAGATCCAGCGTCAATTCTTTGGCATAAAAAGCATCAGGATCAGCATAGGGAGCTTTCTGTTTTAGCTTGGAAATGTGCTCAAAGTTCATTCGAGGAGAAATACCGTTTGAGGCATCAGCATCTGATGGGATGCCAGATAAACCTCTTTTTTCCACAAACAAAATACGATCTTCAAGCCATTGATAGGTCACATTATCAATGGGAAACACTCCAGCCAAAGCACCCCATTCAGTGGTCATATTGGCAATGGTCAATCGCTGATCAATACTTAGCGATGACAGTCCGTCACCTACAAATTCCAGAGCATGATTCAGCACCTCATCATGATTGAACAGTCCGGCCAGGGTGATGATAACATCTTTTCCAGTAACACCGGGCTTTAACTTTCCGGTGAGCTCTACCTTGGCAACTGGCGGGACTTGCCACCAGGTTCTCCCTGTCGCCCAGATCGCGGCGGCATCTGTTCTGACGATGGGCGTCCCCAGCACACCAAGACCACCATACATATTAGAGTGACTATCTGAAGCCACTACCATACTACCTGGCCAGACATAGCCTTCCTCGCACATGATCTGATGGCCAATACCACGACCAGCTGGATAAAAATCAACCCCCATTTCTTTGGCAAAAGCCTCAATGCCAGCATACTTCTTCAGATTTTCTTCGCTCTTGTCCTGAACATTATGGTCCAAGGCATAAACCGGCTGACGCGGATTTGATATCTTTGTGGCACCAATTGCTTTAAACTTATTCATAACGGCACCGGTGTTATCATGGGTCATAACATGAGCTGGGGAAATAGATAAAAAATCTCCACTCTGAACGGTGTGATCTTTTTCCAGGTCTACAGCATATTTCTGGGCGATCTTCTCAATTAAATTTTGTGACATATCAATTCCTTTTTTATTTAATGTCGATCTTAACTGGCATGATCATTTGAATCTCGCCTCCTTCAAGGATGGGAATAATATCCATGACCTTGATCGATTCCAGAACCTGCATCGAGACCAGGTCAATACTGGCATCCCCGCCTATTAATTTTTTGAAATCCATTTTGGATTGATAATTAGGCAATTCAACGATCTCAACATCGCCAGTGATACCAGCTGCATGCTTGGCCAATTCAATGGCATCGTAATAACCACCGACTTCATCAATAAGACCATATTCCTTCGCATCTGTCCCCGTCCAAACTCGACCAAGGGCAAGACTATCCAGGCGCTCTATGTCATCAAGAGCATCCCGTCCTTTAAGAACACGTTCCTTGAATTTGATGTAGACATCATTGATGGAAGCCAAAATCATCTCATCTTCTTCATCTGTAGCCAGACGACTACCGCTGCCAAAATCAGCATGGTCACCCATTTTAATGCCTTCAGCGTGAATCCCGAACCGCTCTTTTAGCTGAGAGAAGTTTAAACGCATCCCGATAACCCCAATAGAGCCTGTAATTGTAGACGGATAGGCAATAATACTATCGGCCTGGCAAGCAATGTAATAGCCACCTGAGGCGGCCACATCAGACATGGAAGCAATAAAGGGTTTGATATTGGCTGAGTCTGTTTCCGTAGCTTTAAGCACTTCGCGCCACATAATATCAGAAGCCAGGGCAGAACCACCGCCACTATCGATCCGCAAGACAATCGCTTTTATACTTTTGTCTTCACGGGCTGCTTTGATAGCTCCAGCAATAGTTTCATCACCCATATTCTTTGATCCAGAAGGACCCGGCTTGCTTTTGCCACTGACAATCCCGCCAACAGCATAGATCACAGCTATTTTATTTTTAACCTTATCATCACGCCAGGCATACTGATAAGGCGAAACATCTTTTCTCTTTTTAGGTTTAATAATGGTTATTTTTCCATCGTTCAGATCTTTGATGTAATCATCAAACTCATCTGGATACATACTTCCAGTGATCAATTCAGCAGCGATAGCATCCTCTAGCAACATGTAGGGGCCACTATTGATCACCTCTATAGTTTGCTCCTCGGACCAATCTTTACCTGCTGCAATACCGGCCACAAACTGATCATAGACACTCTGGAGCAACTGAGAATAATTTGTGCGCATGGCTTCAGACATTTTATCCTGTAGAAAGGGGTCTGCGGCTGTTTTAAAGGGACTCACCCGCCAAACTTCCGGGACAATTGAAAGGGTGTCGAGTAATCCGCGAAAGAAGGTCACTTCCATTGCCAGGCCTCGTAGATCAACACCTGCCATTTCGTGAATATAAATCTCATCAGCCATTGACAGCAAATATGTGGTGGGATTCGACAGGCCGAATTTGCTATAAACAATGATCTGCTTACCCGCATCATGAAAACGTTGAAAAGCTAAGCGGGCTTCAGATATTTTGCTAAAACCACCTCTGAAATGTCCCAGATCGATGACCATTCCGTGGATATCAGGATCATCCGTATATTCCTGTATTTGATCGATGAATTTTTTTAGCTGTTTGCCATAGACCACCGATTCACCAATAAAGGGAATATTCAGATCGATCTTGAATGGGATATTGGGTTTTTTTACTTCAGGTTCTTCAATGAGTAATCCATCCAGTTTTATTCTGATGTAGGTCTTTTCATCTTTTTTGACTGGTTTTTTATCAAAAACAGAACGATAGGGATTGACCGTTGTCCTGAAACCAATGGTTTGAGAGTTCATCTTATCAGAGACACCATGGCTTTCAACACCGAAGTCCGGCATGAGAAAACTTAAGGATATGCCAACGCTACTTGTGTTATTCAAGTCAGCGAATGCATTTACCCGCAAACCTTCCACTGGTTCTACAAAAAAGCTCACGGCTTGACTGGTTACATAGTCTAATTCTGAACCGGAATCGTCTCGGACAACTCCAAACTCAAAGCCGGCACCCCAGCGACCATTCCGGTTTTGAAAAGCAACACCACTATTCAGTTTGACGAATTCATCCATTCCTGACCAGGCATTCTGCAGGCTGGCGCCAACTGCCAGCAGGGGCAGCGGACGATGCATCCAGGCCACATCAAAGCGTCCTTCTCCCCACTTCGAATCATCATATGAATAGCTAAATCCAATAGCGTGAGATTCGTTAATCTTTATTCCCTGACCAAAGCTCCAGATGTTTTTTGCGGAAACCACATCCCAC
The sequence above is drawn from the Candidatus Neomarinimicrobiota bacterium genome and encodes:
- a CDS encoding cation diffusion facilitator family transporter; the protein is MGFTTFLVKKTTPKGVEPGTTAYRGHVGMLEGWVSIFGNFILFVVKLIFGWMVNSIALIADAFHTLSDVGTSIVVIFGFKVAQKPADKEHPFGHGRAETIATLTIAILMAVVAFEFLKGAVDRLFFSDVDIDVSKLDWLFIGVITLTAAGKAWMAHFAYQLGDLIDSDALRGDAVHHKSDVYTTVLVILALIGAYYGIPYVDGIMGVGVAIMILHAAYDIAKDAIDDLLGKPATAEFIQQISDIATSVPGARQVHDVVVHNYGDQSFISLHIEIDEATSPSVAHHIADNVEHKLAHELNAQVVTHTDPVAISGECVKKVRQIVESILATFGEQFRIQDLRIVGENPVEAILFELPVPPDCHQKIEIESALHDALAKIYPRAGVIIEFKAQMTE
- a CDS encoding ATP-binding protein, with the translated sequence MVRRYLQEKITASFSRGKAIVLMGARQVGKTTLAKTISTQVGLKTLWLNGDEPDVRKLLTNTTSTQLKSLIGSHELLVIDEAQRITNIGLTLKLIVDEIPSVQVVATGSSSFELADRISEPLTGRKDVFYLFPLSYQELCGHTNVLDESRNLEHRMIFGSYPDVINNPGEEINILSQLSDSYLYKDLFAYDKLKKPEILEKLLQALALQLGQQVSYNELGQVIGADNQTVERYIYLLEKSYVIFRLGSFSRNLRNELKRSRKIYFLDNGIRNAVIKNYAPLALRSDTGALWENYLLSERLKANQYSRRWVNSYFWRTRSQQEIDYLEERDGQLAAYEFKWNPKKKAQIPPMFSKAYPQAAFQVITRDNYTEFIQT
- the lysF gene encoding homoaconitase, with translation MSQNLIEKIAQKYAVDLEKDHTVQSGDFLSISPAHVMTHDNTGAVMNKFKAIGATKISNPRQPVYALDHNVQDKSEENLKKYAGIEAFAKEMGVDFYPAGRGIGHQIMCEEGYVWPGSMVVASDSHSNMYGGLGVLGTPIVRTDAAAIWATGRTWWQVPPVAKVELTGKLKPGVTGKDVIITLAGLFNHDEVLNHALEFVGDGLSSLSIDQRLTIANMTTEWGALAGVFPIDNVTYQWLEDRILFVEKRGLSGIPSDADASNGISPRMNFEHISKLKQKAPYADPDAFYAKELTLDLATVEPNIAGPDNVKTMTAAKTMEQSKLKIQKAYLVSCVNSRVEDLAEAARTIEGQKVADGVELYVAAASSEVQAESETRGDWQTLVNAGAITLPPGCGPCIGLGVGLLEENEVGISATNRNFKGRMGAKSAKAYLASPAVVVASAVAGHIVSPYEYNEAKPQGNIKTNEKPTGEAKAVSILDGFPTELKGNILFCHQDNLNTDGIYPGKYTYIDDFTPEQQAGVVMENYDTDFVNMVEKGDFLVGGFNFGTGSSREQAATALKYRGISLVMAGSFSETYKRNAINNGFMVLEAPELVKDLLEAHGRDKLTVATGITATMDFGKATLTYNGKTYTLSPVGAAAQELVLTDGLENWVKGRL
- the sppA gene encoding signal peptide peptidase SppA, which produces MFRIVIMVLFGANLLFGQIQFTLPSVAAVDDPLAVKYNPAGLAFNEHTETMMFGHFDGSSFTKDFAYYSQNKATGFGYQWDVVSAKNIWSFGQGIKINESHAIGFSYSYDDSKWGEGRFDVAWMHRPLPLLAVGASLQNAWSGMDEFVKLNSGVAFQNRNGRWGAGFEFGVVRDDSGSELDYVTSQAVSFFVEPVEGLRVNAFADLNNTSSVGISLSFLMPDFGVESHGVSDKMNSQTIGFRTTVNPYRSVFDKKPVKKDEKTYIRIKLDGLLIEEPEVKKPNIPFKIDLNIPFIGESVVYGKQLKKFIDQIQEYTDDPDIHGMVIDLGHFRGGFSKISEARLAFQRFHDAGKQIIVYSKFGLSNPTTYLLSMADEIYIHEMAGVDLRGLAMEVTFFRGLLDTLSIVPEVWRVSPFKTAADPFLQDKMSEAMRTNYSQLLQSVYDQFVAGIAAGKDWSEEQTIEVINSGPYMLLEDAIAAELITGSMYPDEFDDYIKDLNDGKITIIKPKKRKDVSPYQYAWRDDKVKNKIAVIYAVGGIVSGKSKPGPSGSKNMGDETIAGAIKAAREDKSIKAIVLRIDSGGGSALASDIMWREVLKATETDSANIKPFIASMSDVAASGGYYIACQADSIIAYPSTITGSIGVIGMRLNFSQLKERFGIHAEGIKMGDHADFGSGSRLATDEEDEMILASINDVYIKFKERVLKGRDALDDIERLDSLALGRVWTGTDAKEYGLIDEVGGYYDAIELAKHAAGITGDVEIVELPNYQSKMDFKKLIGGDASIDLVSMQVLESIKVMDIIPILEGGEIQMIMPVKIDIK